From Rutidosis leptorrhynchoides isolate AG116_Rl617_1_P2 chromosome 3, CSIRO_AGI_Rlap_v1, whole genome shotgun sequence, a single genomic window includes:
- the LOC139897535 gene encoding probable voltage-gated potassium channel subunit beta — MQYKNLGKTGLKVSQLSYGAWVSFGNQIDVKEAKTLLQCCRDNGVNFFDNAEVYANGRAEEIMGQAIRELGWKRSDIVVSTKIFWGGPGPNDKGLSRKHIIEGTKASLKRLDMDYVDLIYCHRPDVSTPIEETVRAMNYVIDHGWAFYWGTSEWSAQQITEACEIAKRLDLVGPCVEQPEYNMFARHKVESEYLPLYNNYGIGLTTWSPLASGVLTGKYNSGVPADSRFALENYKNLASRSLVDGVLNKVRNLKPIAHELDVPMSQLAIAWCAANPNVSSVITGATKEYQIIENMKAIDVIPKLTPDVMEKIEAIVQSKPKRPESFR, encoded by the exons ATGCAATACAAAAACCTAGGCAAAACTGGACTAAAAGTCTCCCAGCTTTCATACGGAGCATGGGTAAGTTTCGGCAATCAAATCGATGTCAAAGAAGCCAAAACTCTACTTCAATGTTGCCGTGATAACGGCGTTAACTTCTTCGATAACGCCGAAGTTTACGCAAACGGTCGTGCTGAAGAGATCATGGGTCAAGCGATTCGTGAACTGGGTTGGAAAAGATCCGATATTGTTGTATCAACGAAGATCTTTTGGGGTGGGCCCGGACCAAATGATAAGGGTTTGAGTAGAAAACATATAATTGAAGGAACAAAAGCTTCATTGAAAAGACTTGATATGGATTATGTTGATTTGATTTATTGTCATAGGCCAGATGTGAGTACACCAATTGAAGAAACAGTTAGGGCTATGAATTATGTGATTGATCATGGTTGGGCTTTTTATTGGGGAACTAGTGAATGGTCTGCTCAACAGATTACTGAAGCTTGTGAGATTGCAAAAAGGTTGGATCTTGTGGGTCCATGTGTTGAACAGCCTGAGTATAATATGTTTGCTAGGCATAAG GTTGAGAGTGAGTATCTTCCATTGTATAATAACTATGGGATTGGGTTGACAACATGGAGTCCACTTGCATCTGGTGTTTTGACTGGAAAATATAACTCGGGGGTTCCGGCTGATAGTCGTTTCGCGCTGGAGAACTACAAG AATTTGGCAAGCAGATCATTGGTGGATGGCGTGCTGAATAAAGTTAGGAACTTGAAACCAATTGCGCATGAGCTAGATGTACCCATGTCTCAGCTTGCAATTGCATGGTGTGCTGCAAACCCTAACGTTTCATCTGTTATTACTGGCGCCACCAAGGAGTATCAG ATTATAGAAAACATGAAGGCGATTGATGTCATTCCTAAGCTTACACCTGATGTTATGGAGAAGATTGAAGCTATCGTTCAGAGCAAACCAAAGCGACCAGAATCATTTAGGTGA